GTACCAGAAGGTTGGAGTACATTGTTGTAGGTTGTTGTGAAGGTCTTGCCGCTGGAGCAGCTGCACGGGAGGCAGTGCAAGGGTCCTAGACGTCTTGTCCTTCGATTCTTGCAGGTTGATATTGCTTTCATTTTGTTCAACCAAAAAACACCTTCCTGTGCCTCCTCTTGGTAGATGCCCAGTAGTTAATCTAAGCACTCAGTGTTCTAATTTATCACTTATCTCAATATATTGCTATTTGCTTGTACCGACTAATATTGTTCCTTCATTTCTTCCGGATCCTATTCAATTGGAATAGGTAGTGAGAGAGCAGATTGCAGGGGTCGAGGATCCTGAATGCCCTTCAGCTTTTGTAAAATTTTGTACTCATTTAGCACTACTCTTGTTTGCCGCGGTAGTTTGGTGGCTGTAGAAGGATTCAATGAGGACTCATTTTTTTCAGTCCATAAAATTCACTGTCATGTGACGAAATACCACCATAGTTTGGTTGtttagattaaatgtcactttaatatTGGTATttatttttacagtattgttatcttattatatgcgatccgtgtgtttttagtataaaagtttagctgtcctgTATCAACGCACGGTCACGTTACCTATATGAAATTAAAACCGATAGTTACAGAGATGTTCTCTTATGAACATGATCAGAAGATAATAATTGTTCTTTAAACATGGtcataatatactaataataattcaCACAGATTCCTTCTGCAGACATAATCTGCATCCCACAAGTGCGGCCACCATGATACGCTCATGATTCGTTGCTCTCCGGGAAGGTGATGCACTTGTACACCCTGCATCTTGGGCACAGGATGAAGCCCGCCTGCATGCATGCCACGGGGAATGTTCATCAAAATTTCAGAAAGATTACACGAGCCACCGCGAGAGAGCTGAATTACTGACCGCCTTGCACGTTGGGCAACGGCGGTACACCCGGGTGCCCTCCGACTTAACGTTGTTCTTCTTCCCCTTGCAGAAGTCGCAGAGCATCCACCCCATGCCGTCGCACCCTTCGCACGCTACAGCTTCTTCCTTGGAACAATTCACGAGACGACCACATGGAGAACCGAAGCATCAGCAGCTTTTACGTATGACCGTGCAGCAGCGCCAGCAGCATCTAGAAAGAACGGTGCTGAGATCGATCACTAACCTCGGTGCCCTCGACGACCACCGGCGGCAGCTCCGCCTCCGCGGCCGTGCCGAGCTCCCGTGGGACGGAGGCGCAGCCGATCCTGACGTTCCTCTCCGCACGCCTGCGCCGCGGCAGCGCCGCCCGGAACGGTGGCAGCGGCGAGCTGCAGCGGCATGCCCCAAGCCCAATCCACCGGTCCAGGCTCGCGGCCACGCTGCTCCACTGCGCCATCCCGCAGGAGCTGTGCCTGTGCGGCTGCGGCCTCCCCACCGCCCCTTCTACTTTTGTGGATAACAAAACCAGCGACAGCGAGTGGAAGGAAGCCTAACGCTCTCTGACGCCATGGCCCCACCCGAATCCACCTCGGATCGCCGCTGCCACACGTTCAACGTTCTCCCGCATGCACGGTCAACGAGTCAACTTCAAGGCTGATAGCGTACAGCAGGATAGAGATAATATCATCAGTTGCACTAACAAATATTGTGTTTTTGCCGACTTTACGGATCCGTTTTGCCGAATATTGTGGAGCAACTGATATTCGCATCTGCTGGGAAACAGGGTGTACTAATAATATGCTAATAAGAGATGTTCTTAATAACTTGTGACACGAAGCATATACACATATTTGAACTTTCTGCGCCACTGCTTCTGACAATACGTACGTTTCCAAAAGCATTGCAACAGAGACCAAACTACCAGCAAACAGCTATATGATGTTACCACCCGTGCACTCATGGGCGGACCCAACACTAGGACAGCAAGCTATGACCTAGTTGTGGCCCATGTAACAAGAGAGCAAGTCTTCAGTTTTTGGCCCATCAAGCAGCCCAACATAAGCAAGCCAGGCAACAGAGCACTAGAGCCGCTCGGGGATTGCCTTCTCGCTCCGTAGCTTGCTCACTTCACGAGACTCATGACTGCCACCACCACCCGTCGCCCACGCTGCACTGCCCGTCGGCGCCGCCGTCGCCCGTCACCCCCTCCAGCCCTCCGCTCCGCGCTCCGGTTCCATGGCCTCGCCCCCTCCACTCTACActctacgacgacgacggcgcggctCTTTCCTCAgcccggcgcggcggcgccggccgCCCGCCCGCTGCTGGTTGCCCGGCTCCTTCCTTGCATGCGAGCAGAGCAACTGAGCAAGCTTCCCTTGTTAGATTTAGACCTGAAACTGATTTTGATTCCAAATTTCCAGTTTCCAATTTCGCTACGCCGTCGCTCGTCGGGCGGAGCCCTGCGCTAGCATAGCAGGAACTCTGGAATAGGAAGAGTGAAGTGATTTCTTCTCTTTATTTCAATTCTCTGCTGATTTTGATTCTAACTTCTAGGTTTAAAATTTCAATTTTGTCATTTCTATGTAGAGTTTGAACTTTTGATTccaattaaaatataattttatAGATTTCTTAATTTGTTTAGAAGATGAAGAGGACTAGAACTTTAGCATCATGTTGCTCTCGACCAGTataacacacacacatatatatatatagtcatatAGACTATGGTGTAACTATTGGTATTTCGCATTTGAAATTTGGCCCTAGTCGTGACTgaatcctgggtccgccactgcgTGCACTGATAATTAGAGCACCCGCGGTGTGCTGAGGCTTCAAATGTCTTTTCACATCTCGTGCAAACCTCAATGCTTCACCTCTCTTCTAAATTGCAATGTACCCAGGTGATGCCCCGTAAAAAAATGGGACCCACCTCACCCAACAACTTACTTTCCTCCTCGGTAATGCTCCAATTAAGACGTCCGGAAGAGACGGATGCCTCACTCGCTCACTTCTGCACCCAGTTCCTCGCTTCCTCCTCCCTTCCTCGCTCGCGCACCGCGCCTACCCCGACGCGCGGCCATGGCTGCCTCCCTAGCCggcggcggcgcccctcccccacCTCGGCGTCCTCACCCACCGGGAGCACCCAACGTCAGTAGATCCGGTGGCCCTCCCCCCTCACCCCGGTGAGATCCAAGCAAGCTGCTGACTCTCCCGTACCCCAGCCGGCGGTGCCCTCTCCAGATCCGGCAGCATCTCCTCTCCCTCAGCTGACGGCGAGCATGGCGTGTGTGCGGGCGCGCACCATCCAGCGAGCCTGCGCCACCGCAGTTGCGCACCAGGTAGGTCATGGATGCGCGGCGatgctgtgtttcaagtgtttctggatgcttttcagacatgttgcaagccaatgttttaagtatttcaattgtttcagatgtatgtttcaattgtttcagacggatatttcaaaagtagattgtgatgttgcatatattacaatggttgtacacgtatgttgcaagcgtctatccctaatgtttcatctgctttttGTACAcgcatattgcaagtgtttcagccgcatgtctcaagtgttttatctgtcttcttttgtatgttgcaagtgttgcatctggatgttttaaaagtagatcgggatgttgcatatgttgcaatggtattTCAACtgcatgttccaaatatttcatctgttttagacgtatattgcaaaGGTTTcaactggatgttgcaaaagtagattggagtATTGCACGGCGCGGCCGGTGGCTGTCGCTGCTGCTGTTGGGGTGTAGCCGTGGGTCAACCCACGTGGGTTTCCCCGTGCAGGGCGCGGGGTGGGCGCGGGTCCTTGCGCCAGGAGCGACGTAGATGTCAGAGTCACGTCCGGACGCGACGTCCCATCCTGACGTCCCGGTGCTAGGCATACCGTTTCCTCTTTGTATGTGTCTCTTTCACCCTCAACAATCATGTTATGCAGTATGATACGTGCATACATGATGTCAGCAAGTGATCTCATATGCCACGTAGTTGCTGGGGTACTTAAGCTTGCAAAACTCCAAATGCACGCTCAACATCTTTTCGTGCTCCTTGATGTTCTGCTTACAACTTATCTTTTTCACGTTTTTTAACCAAGCACTTACTAGTCGCAGGTCGTCCTTTTTCCAAATTATACGACCCCTTTCTTTTCAGCCTCATATGCGCTATTTTCACTCCACTCTTCAGTGCCATTGGCAGGATCATGCTACGGCGCTTGTTGTCCTAAAACTGGAGAGGCCGAAGCGATTGGACTCCTTTCATCAGCTCGCAAAGCACTCCCTCCACTACCTGGAAAGAAGGCCATCGATCCAACTGGAGATGCTGGACTACTTGTGAAACCACCTGGCACTCCTTGCAGGTACGGACTACTTGTGAAACCACCTGGCACTCCTTGCAGGTACGGCGCAATATTGCCTTGGTAAGGCCCTCCATGGTATGGTGTGGAAGAAAGGTTCTGGTAGCTTGAGGGACCTGGAAATGGGTTCATGTTGTGTAGGTAATGACCATAAAATTTGGAGGAAAATGTGGTGGTGGGGGGGGATGGTTCATGGCATAATGCTGTTGAAGAAAATTGATGTTGATGTTGTGTGTTTGTATCTTGTAGATCTGAATTGATGTTTGAGGAGTTGAGAATGTCTGTGAAACTTGTTGATGAGGAGCTATCCATGGCGATAGCTGGTTTCTGATGTTTGTAGTGTATTTTCTCAATTGCTGATGTATGCAAACCGCcatatatgcatgtatatatagcaGTAACACAAGTTTGAGCAATGGTATTTTTTTTATGCCTCAACACTCCAAGTACAAGTTGTAGTATCTGAACTTACGCACCTACTCACACCACCACACATGCATACACACCTAGTGCGTAAACTAGACTTATACCTATACGAGGCTGACAGATATCCGAAGTCATCAGACTTCATACGAGGATACTACCATCTTCTGAGAGTGTGGTTTTTACCGTTGACCAACTGCCatcttcaaaagaaatattattttaTTGGATCAGAAGATTGGGCACCGATGCCTGTTTAGTCCTTGATGCTTGATTTTGAAAATGAAGCATCAGTCCTGCAGTGTTGAGAAACAATGCTTCGATACTCTCTCTCCTTCCCAAGCATCGCTTTtctgcaacactgtgggtgctcTTATTATATATGCTGTTTATTTGTACAGAAGGGAACATATATAGAAAAACCTTACAGAGGTTGGACCACCTGAAAGAACTTATTTATGTGTGTGAAGGTGGGTACTGTTAGTAGTTTGTTTGATATCTAATTGGTGATTATTATCATCTCACTGTACTTTGTGTTCTTGTACCAGCTCAAAGCAGGAAAGGAGACACATACTTTTTTTGCGGGGTAAGGAGAGACATACTTGAATGAAAGCAGCTCGAGATCACACCAAATACTTAAACTGGTTTGCCTACTGCTTGGTTGCATgtagaaaagaaaaaggcttgGTAAATTCATGCAAAATAGCCGCTGCCTAATTCCATTCCATCACTTGTGATTTGATAAATGATTCTTCCAGACCATCGAAAGGTCTGCTCGTTGATTGACTACTTAACTGGATAAGAAATTCAGTTTATTCCAACCAAAAAAAGAATAGGAGATAAAATCAACAAGACTACTTTGGCTTGGAGACAACTGATGCAGTTGATTGACCTCTATAGGGCAATGATAATAGTAACAGTGGGAAAAGGGAACAACACTGCCTTTTGGTTGGATAGTTGGCTTAATAAAAAGCCCTTAGCTTGCCAATACCCTCACCTATTTTCACATGTTTTAAACCAAAATGTCACCGTCCAAGACTGCAAATCAGATTTGGGATGTCAAATTCGTACAAGAGCTTTAACTTCTAGAAGAGCAAAACATGAACTATTTCAGTTACTAAATCAACTGGATAGTGTTCAGCTAACGGATCTTGAAGATACAAGAGAGATGAGATTTGGACCAACTAAGGAATTCACGGTCAGAACAGCTTACTTCATGCTAACCTTTGGAGGAGTCCTGTGCCCAATAGAGCGCAAGATATTTGGTCATCTTTAGCTCCCAAAAAATGTAAGATCTTCGCTTGGCAAGCAACAAAGGGAAGACTGAAGACAAGAGGTATCCTAGCAAAAAAATATCATAGATGGATAATGCCTTATGCCCCTATGGCTGTAATGAAGACGAAAATATTGAACATATGCTTTTTCAGATGCCCATATTCAACTCAAGTATGGACAGCCTTAGGATTCACACTAAATCAGCACACAAACATGGCTCAAGCTCTAATGACAACAGAACAAAATCACTTGGTACAAGCTGGTACTGAAGTTCCAACTATTTTAATTGCAATAGCCTAGAATATTTGGTTGGCAAGAAACAGAAGAGTATTTGACAAAGTTACAACACCTTGCTCAGCAATCAAAGAAAATGTAGTGCAAACCTTACAACTCTGGAAACATAGAACAAAGAAGGAACCAAGGAGTTTGGCTATCAAGGCATGCATGGACACAAATTTGGGAACAACCGGCTGCAAGAGCAAGCGGGCCTTTAATTTGAGAACTTTAGGATTCTCAGGATGTTGTTCAGTTATGTTCTTTTTCTGTAttttctctctcttgttctttGTAGCTTTTTCTTCTGCATTTCTGTTGCTTCTTTCTCTTGTATTTTCTCTTGTCGCTTCTGTGAGCCTCATGGCGCCTTTGAACCTGCATATGTACAGTTTGCAATTTTAATTTTTAATACAAATTAGGTAGGGGCCTCCCCTCCCAACTTCCACAAAAAAAAAGTTCTGCTAGTGAGTCCTTGGGTAACTACAAGTCAACAACACTTGTTGCTAGTGTGGTGAGAAATGATAATTTACTCATATTTGTTTCATGGTATAAAATGGGTAAGTGTAAGCACATTCGAGTGTACCATGCATAACTTTGTTGATTTGGCTAGAAGTGAACGTGCATCTCAGGCATTATCATTTAATAGCTGGGCTATGCTGAAGGAAGGTTGTCATATTAATACAAGTCTACAAAAACACTTGCAAGGTCTTAAATTGAAGCATGGGTCAAGGAAAAAGATAATCTCAGACTGAAGTGGCTACTAAACAAATAAACATGCTTCTCAACATATGCATTTCTAGTTTCTACCGCCGCCGAATGGTGGTCGCTGCATATACCACATCAATGGCGTTTGCCCCGCAAGTGACACAGCCTCCTCTGGGATGAGGACCACTGTGGCATCCTCCAGCACCAAGGCTGTCAACCACGCCGATCGGCTGAGCTAGTACCACACGTCGTCCATCCGACAAACGCAGCACTAACCTAGGGGTCGCAGGAAGGTCCTTGGAGTCGCCATCCGCAACCTCCACTCGGCTGGTTGTATCTCAGGATCAAGTTGTATGGTTACACGCTACGAACCAACCATCAAGAATCACATAGTTCAAAAATCCCATCTTCTGCTAAGCCATCGACTTCACCCAAGCTTCGctcgggtgatcaccaagtctaCAGCACCTATAAAAGCTTAACCGCAGTATCGCTAGTACGATTGTACTTAGAGGACTTATTCCAACAttaatatttggtggatgcaaaggaCAATTAATAGGCATTTGTAAAGTTGCAAAAAGCATGGCGTGGGCTAAAAGATGAACTATGCCTTACTAGTAGTTCATTCATATTCATTAAGTTTGCATATAAAAGACAAGTGATCAATGTACAACTCAAAAGTAGTTACATCATGCTATCACTACAAGATGTCAGGTGACCACACCAGCCCTGGCGGTGCCTCGCGGATGCCCAGTGTCATATGCAAGTCCAGGAAGCACTCCTGTTCATCGGCGTTCGCCACTCATGCTAACGCCAGAGCACTGAGCGGTACAAGCTGCTACTAAACTAACATGAGGTTAGGATTAGATCGAGGAATCTGTCCTTCGACTCTCGCCTCGAAATCATCTTGGTAGAACAAATGCGAACATGCGGCTGTGTGTGGCTATGGTCTCATTGTTGTTTGTGACCTTGCTAGTTAAAATGCGAAGTGTTTTTAATCATATATCTTCTCTTTATACATGATTatgatttataaaaatattttttctctAACAGATGGATGTTACTTGTGTTTTCTACATTTTAATTAGCTTGTTATATCAATGATTTTCACCTAGTACTAAAATGAGAGACCTACCCTCCATAAGAGAACTCCACTCTTTATTCACTACAAACATGATTTATAAGAGATTTATACTTATTATTGTTGCTACTTTAACATGATGACACTGGGACCCTAAGACATATCATGTCATTCTTGTTGTGCTACTTAATTGTGGCTCACAACAAGAGAATGTAGGCCATGATATAACAAAGGCGAGGGTAGCACCCCTATTTGTAGAACTCCATATCCCTTGGTGTGTCATGCATTCTACACTCTTCTCCATCCTTGTACTATATTTTGTAGTATTTAAAAATATATTGTACAAGAAATTTCCTATGTTTACCATGATATATAACAAATTTGGTGTCCTTTTAACTCCAATAAAATAGTCTAGAAGATTATCAAGCATGAATTGGCCTCAGTCGACATGGATAGTCAATTAAAGAAAGGGGGAGAGAAGAAAGCAATAGAAGGATGAAATGACCGAGTCcatgcctagagggggtgaatatgcCTACAAACTTTCTCAAGCGAAGTTAGCAATTAAAATAACAAATTGAGCAAAGTCTATCAAAACCGGTTTGGGCCGATTTGCCAAACCGGCCTAGGTTGGTTTTTACAGACTAGTCTGAACATCCTGACAAAACCGACCTTGGCTAGTTTTTGCAGAACCTGCACAAAAAAAGTTGTTTTTGATCCACTCCTCTTCCTGTACAAACCAAGGTATTGTGTGGTCTCTGTGGATGTTTTTCAACTTATTCCAAGTGCTCCTACACCCAACACACAACCGAGTAGACACAAGTGGAAGCTCAAATATATTAATTAAATGTAATGTAAATAAGAATTTGTGGCAAACCAAACAAGGAGACATAACGGCATATTTCCTAGAGTTTGGATCTTCACTTGGATCCAACATCTCTGTTGTGGAAGCTATGAGCGACCACCCAAGGTCAAGCTCTAACTAGGTCTCTTTCAACGACTTCCCATGCTCCACTGGTTGATCTCTTTTCCCTTCCAAGGAAAGATTGCAGTGTGCACAAACTTCCTGCGGCACTCCACAAACTTGGGCGCTTGCTATTGACGCCTAGTCATCTTGGAgttaagctccaagagtaacaaatgctccACGAACTTGACATTGTCAAGAAGTGATCAAGTCTTTGCTTAGCTCTCTATTGCTCACACAAGCTCACAAAGGCTCATTCATGGTCTCTAATTCAATGGATATCATAAATTTCATTCAAATCCCACAAATGGTGAATtgggatctctctctctctctctctctctctctctctctctctctctctctctctctctctctctctctctctctctctatctatctatctatctatctatctcgcCTATTCTAAATTTTGGCAACTCTCTAAAGCATCAAAAGCCCTCCAAGGACCATGGGAGGGTGTATAAATAGACCTCCCACAAAAAATAGTTGTTATATACACCAATTTAGACAAAACCGGACTGAGCCAATTTGGGAAACGAACCTAGGCTGGTTTTTCCAGAAGTAGCCGTTAGCTTCCAAAAATAGATCTCAAAATATTGGCATCCTCTATTTTTGATTTCTTGCTAGCCAAAGATGGAGTGCGGGGCTGGCTCTACAAAATTTGGACAAGATATAGAGAAGTTGTTGAAGGGTGAAAATATATTGAGAGCGATTTTTATTCAAAGGATTTTCCAAGTGACAATTTAGAGAGTGAGTTTAAGAAAGAACATTGTAtatgttctatatatatatatatatatatatatatatatatatatatatatatatattaattacaTCTGCCACTGTGAAAATGACCCCCTAAATTTTATCTAAATTATACACCTTCTACCACAATAAAAATCTAAATTAAACcctaatttttatataaattacccacctaTTTTACTATAAAATAATCAACAGCAAATTTGCCTATAGATTGGACCATCTCTTTCATTACTAAAAGTAACCTAAAAGGACCCACTAATTTCTATGTAAATTA
This DNA window, taken from Miscanthus floridulus cultivar M001 chromosome 13, ASM1932011v1, whole genome shotgun sequence, encodes the following:
- the LOC136500890 gene encoding uncharacterized protein, with the translated sequence MAQWSSVAASLDRWIGLGACRCSSPLPPFRAALPRRRRAERNVRIGCASVPRELGTAAEAELPPVVVEGTEEEAVACEGCDGMGWMLCDFCKGKKNNVKSEGTRVYRRCPTCKAAGFILCPRCRVYKCITFPESNES